A window of Bacillus solimangrovi contains these coding sequences:
- a CDS encoding helix-turn-helix domain-containing protein codes for MTAQQISEFLGISRKTVYELLKVHIEQGGIPNYEIGNSKRVDKVDFMQWIKQLKEKKQA; via the coding sequence TTGACAGCACAACAGATTTCCGAATTTCTTGGAATATCTAGAAAAACAGTTTATGAGTTATTAAAAGTGCATATTGAGCAAGGCGGAATTCCTAACTATGAAATTGGTAATTCAAAAAGAGTGGATAAAGTTGATTTTATGCAGTGGATTAAGCAATTGAAAGAGAAGAAACAAGCATAG